One Carboxydothermus pertinax genomic window carries:
- the truB gene encoding tRNA pseudouridine(55) synthase TruB, producing MDGFINLLKPPGMTSHDVVAFLRKKLKTKKIGHLGTLDPAAAGVLPVAVGKATRLIEYLEAGAEKQYLAEIIFGITTTTWDREGKIVAEKDASFLTEALIIEKLRHFQGEIEQTPPLASAVKIAGKPLYHYQRKGERVEVPKRKVTVYEIKLLELIAKNTPHPRARVIIRCSRGTYIRSIAYDLGNILLTGATLNFLLRTKSGPFLLKDCCLLEEELKIIPPEEVFLDYPKIELTRDQFQRVKNGGEVKLAIEKESFGQVFAYFEGKIVATGKVQGKIFLPEKVFRIGE from the coding sequence ATGGATGGATTTATTAATCTTTTAAAACCTCCGGGCATGACATCCCATGATGTGGTAGCTTTTTTACGAAAAAAGCTAAAAACGAAAAAAATTGGACACCTTGGTACTCTCGATCCGGCAGCTGCGGGGGTTTTACCGGTGGCGGTAGGAAAAGCCACGCGCTTAATTGAATACTTAGAAGCGGGGGCAGAAAAACAGTATCTGGCAGAAATTATTTTTGGTATAACCACCACGACCTGGGATCGGGAAGGAAAAATAGTAGCAGAAAAGGATGCCTCTTTTTTAACTGAGGCTTTAATAATCGAAAAACTGAGGCATTTTCAAGGAGAAATCGAACAAACCCCACCCTTGGCTTCGGCAGTTAAAATTGCGGGTAAGCCTTTATACCATTACCAGCGTAAAGGGGAAAGGGTGGAGGTTCCAAAGCGCAAGGTTACGGTTTATGAAATTAAATTATTAGAATTAATCGCTAAAAATACTCCTCACCCCCGGGCCAGGGTCATAATTCGCTGTTCCCGGGGAACTTATATTCGAAGTATTGCGTATGATTTGGGTAATATCCTTTTGACCGGAGCGACGTTAAACTTCCTCCTCAGGACTAAGTCTGGCCCATTTTTATTGAAAGATTGCTGCCTTCTAGAAGAAGAGTTAAAAATTATACCACCGGAGGAAGTGTTTTTGGATTATCCAAAGATTGAGCTAACCCGGGACCAGTTTCAAAGGGTAAAAAATGGTGGAGAAGTAAAGTTGGCAATAGAAAAGGAGAGTTTTGGACAGGTTTTTGCTTATTTTGAAGGAAAAATTGTAGCCACGGGCAAAGTCCAAGGAAAAATTTTTCTGCCGGAAAAGGTTTTCCGGATTGGGGAGTGA
- a CDS encoding iron-containing alcohol dehydrogenase, whose product MERGKYGFEDPVRRLLFTLAGTSGVRGLQSAVIGPRILMGPRALNTLVGMGKTICRNNRVLIITDKIVKPNAEKVKEIFSNAGYHVEMWDEVQPEPPVENIFAGVEAVKNSDASLIIAIGGGSVIDAAKVIWLLYERPDVDFRKLSPVDSLGLRKKALFAAIPTTAGTGSEATSAAVITEGGHKMSLSHPEFVPDFAILDPNFTVSLPPNLTLWTGVDALAHAVGAYLSGWANEYTDAYAFQAIKLIFKFLPRAVADGRDLESRQKMLIAANLAGLAFSNAAPGIDHALGHTLGKKFGLHHGLCVGAFLPYVFEFYARHLTKTDELAKALGFGKGEEFLNSLVEFYKKLGFTFKFSDYLQVSEEAFKQALPELVSWALIDPVSILSPIPVTPKDYEEIFVASFYGTLKGGVR is encoded by the coding sequence ATGGAAAGAGGGAAGTACGGTTTTGAAGACCCAGTGCGGCGGCTACTATTTACTTTAGCCGGCACCTCGGGAGTTCGGGGCTTACAGTCAGCGGTCATTGGACCCAGGATTTTAATGGGACCCCGGGCCTTAAACACTCTGGTGGGGATGGGAAAAACAATTTGTCGAAATAATCGGGTACTGATTATTACCGATAAAATCGTAAAACCAAATGCAGAGAAGGTTAAAGAAATCTTCTCTAATGCTGGTTATCACGTTGAAATGTGGGATGAAGTGCAGCCCGAACCTCCGGTGGAAAATATTTTTGCCGGAGTGGAGGCAGTAAAAAATAGCGATGCTTCTCTGATCATCGCTATTGGCGGTGGTTCGGTAATCGATGCCGCTAAGGTAATCTGGCTTTTATATGAAAGACCCGATGTAGATTTTAGAAAATTATCTCCAGTTGATTCCCTTGGGTTAAGAAAAAAGGCGCTGTTTGCCGCAATTCCAACTACAGCTGGAACCGGTTCTGAAGCTACTTCGGCAGCAGTAATAACCGAAGGCGGCCATAAGATGAGTCTCAGCCATCCGGAATTTGTTCCCGACTTTGCCATCCTGGACCCCAATTTTACCGTTTCTCTTCCCCCAAATCTAACCCTCTGGACCGGTGTTGATGCCCTGGCGCATGCGGTAGGAGCGTACTTGAGCGGCTGGGCTAACGAATATACCGATGCTTATGCTTTCCAGGCGATAAAACTAATCTTTAAGTTTTTACCCCGGGCGGTGGCGGATGGTCGGGATTTAGAATCCCGGCAAAAAATGTTAATTGCTGCTAATTTAGCGGGGCTGGCTTTCAGCAATGCTGCTCCTGGTATCGACCATGCGTTGGGGCATACCCTGGGGAAAAAGTTTGGTCTGCACCATGGTTTGTGTGTTGGGGCATTTTTACCCTATGTCTTTGAGTTTTACGCCAGACACTTAACCAAAACCGATGAACTTGCAAAGGCCCTTGGCTTTGGAAAGGGCGAGGAGTTTTTAAATTCGCTGGTCGAGTTTTATAAAAAGCTCGGCTTTACCTTTAAGTTTTCCGATTATCTGCAGGTTAGTGAGGAGGCATTTAAGCAAGCGTTACCGGAGCTGGTTTCCTGGGCGCTTATTGACCCGGTCAGTATTTTAAGCCCCATTCCGGTAACACCAAAAGATTATGAGGAGATTTTTGTGGCATCCTTTTACGGGACGCTGAAAGGAGGCGTACGCTAA
- a CDS encoding phosphatase PAP2 family protein, whose translation MLLAYGKNLKIFLGKQEKRLLLFINKQTRKKSLNKIFLFITNFGSAQAIIGASLVMIFLGNDRWQVTGIEASLALILSHFLVVRIKQKVARPRPFWVMVNINPLGKLWRDYSFPSGHTASSTCLALITSLNFPGFRFLLFLIVGLVAVSRLYLGVHYPSDVFAGFLVGIFSSLLIHLLLYHIILFKLAAVL comes from the coding sequence GTGCTTTTGGCCTATGGAAAGAATTTAAAAATCTTTCTTGGAAAACAGGAAAAAAGATTACTGTTATTTATTAACAAGCAAACCCGAAAAAAATCATTAAATAAAATATTTCTTTTTATTACCAATTTTGGCAGTGCCCAGGCCATAATTGGGGCTTCGCTTGTCATGATCTTTTTAGGGAATGATCGCTGGCAAGTTACCGGAATTGAAGCGTCTTTAGCCTTAATCTTAAGCCATTTTTTGGTAGTAAGGATAAAACAAAAAGTAGCTCGCCCACGACCTTTCTGGGTAATGGTCAATATAAATCCATTAGGGAAATTATGGCGTGATTATTCTTTTCCTTCCGGGCATACTGCTTCTTCTACCTGTTTAGCGTTAATAACCAGTTTAAATTTTCCTGGCTTTAGGTTCTTACTATTCTTAATTGTTGGGTTAGTAGCGGTTTCCCGCCTTTATCTGGGAGTTCACTATCCTTCAGATGTTTTTGCTGGTTTTTTAGTTGGAATTTTTAGTTCATTATTAATTCATTTGTTGCTTTACCATATAATTTTGTTTAAATTAGCAGCTGTGTTATAG
- a CDS encoding bifunctional riboflavin kinase/FAD synthetase produces MRVFNSSKEFSLNCPVVLALGNFDGVHLGHQKLLRVTRNLADKTGACSGVYTFWPHPLEVLQGKQVKYIISLEERLKIFSAHEMEFTVLESFTSEYARLSPEEFIQNILLENFKVAGVVAGFNYTFGYQGAGRVTDLIKAGEHFGFKVEVVEPVIFDREVVSSTAIREKILAGEIDRVNGMLGYKYFLKGRVVGGDKLARRLGFPTANILPEENLVLPQFGVYLVEVEIIGENLILPGIANLGVRPTVKADGRPLLEVHLLNYKANLYHRELKVNFLKKIRSEKKFASLEDLKKQIEADINEALQGIK; encoded by the coding sequence TTGCGGGTTTTTAACAGTTCAAAGGAATTTAGCCTTAACTGTCCTGTGGTGTTAGCTTTAGGTAATTTTGATGGGGTACATCTTGGCCACCAGAAACTTTTGAGGGTAACTCGGAATTTAGCCGATAAAACCGGGGCGTGCTCGGGAGTGTATACTTTTTGGCCCCATCCTCTAGAAGTACTTCAGGGTAAACAGGTGAAATATATCATTTCTTTAGAAGAGCGGCTCAAAATATTTTCCGCTCATGAAATGGAATTTACAGTATTAGAGTCGTTTACTTCCGAATATGCCCGGCTTTCTCCTGAGGAGTTTATTCAGAACATACTTTTGGAAAATTTTAAGGTAGCAGGAGTGGTGGCTGGTTTTAATTATACTTTCGGCTATCAGGGAGCTGGACGAGTAACGGACCTCATCAAAGCCGGGGAGCATTTTGGCTTTAAAGTGGAAGTTGTAGAGCCGGTTATTTTTGACCGGGAGGTGGTAAGTTCAACAGCAATTCGGGAAAAAATTTTAGCGGGAGAAATAGACAGGGTTAATGGGATGCTGGGGTATAAGTATTTTTTAAAAGGCCGGGTAGTAGGAGGCGACAAACTTGCCCGAAGGCTTGGTTTTCCTACTGCTAATATTCTGCCCGAAGAAAACCTTGTTTTACCGCAATTTGGCGTTTATCTGGTAGAGGTAGAAATAATTGGGGAAAATTTAATACTTCCGGGAATTGCCAACCTTGGAGTAAGACCAACAGTGAAAGCCGATGGCCGCCCCCTTTTAGAGGTTCATCTGTTAAATTATAAAGCCAATCTCTACCACCGGGAGTTAAAGGTAAACTTTTTAAAAAAAATTCGGTCCGAGAAAAAATTTGCCTCCCTTGAAGATTTAAAAAAGCAGATCGAAGCGGATATTAATGAGGCTTTACAAGGAATAAAATAA
- a CDS encoding DnaJ family domain-containing protein: MDILMYLAEEKILEAQKNGVFDNLPGKGQKIIPEDLSMLPEELRAGYIILKNAGVLPEELQLKKELLTLQNLIDCCYDDEERKVLKKTYNEKILRFNLLLERRKKQNSPVVKAYLNKIYGRFK, translated from the coding sequence ATGGATATCTTGATGTATCTTGCAGAAGAAAAGATTTTGGAAGCCCAAAAAAACGGCGTCTTTGACAATCTTCCCGGAAAAGGGCAGAAAATCATTCCGGAGGATTTATCTATGCTTCCGGAAGAATTACGGGCGGGGTATATAATTTTAAAAAATGCTGGGGTGCTGCCGGAAGAGCTCCAGCTAAAAAAGGAATTACTTACGCTGCAAAATCTTATAGATTGCTGTTATGACGACGAAGAAAGGAAAGTTTTAAAGAAAACTTACAATGAAAAAATCCTGCGCTTTAATCTTTTGTTAGAAAGACGGAAAAAACAAAATTCACCGGTGGTCAAAGCGTATCTAAACAAAATTTATGGCCGGTTTAAATAA
- a CDS encoding EamA family transporter translates to MYFLLTIICALMIATGQIFWKLGMKAIPFSFSLNTLIKFFLNGYILLGIFLYFTETFIWFWLLSREPVAKIYPLLSLSYVFVVFMARVFLKEKIAFTQEVGILFVIIGVSLIVKK, encoded by the coding sequence ATGTATTTTTTGCTAACTATTATTTGTGCTTTAATGATAGCAACCGGACAAATCTTTTGGAAACTAGGGATGAAGGCTATTCCTTTTTCGTTTTCGCTTAACACTCTAATTAAATTTTTTTTAAATGGCTATATTTTACTGGGGATTTTTTTGTATTTTACGGAGACTTTTATCTGGTTTTGGCTTCTTTCTCGGGAGCCGGTTGCCAAAATTTATCCTCTTCTTTCCTTAAGCTATGTTTTTGTAGTATTTATGGCGAGAGTTTTTCTTAAAGAAAAAATTGCTTTTACACAGGAAGTGGGAATTTTGTTTGTTATTATTGGTGTTAGCTTAATAGTAAAGAAGTAG
- a CDS encoding ABC transporter ATP-binding protein — MVLKLKDVTLIREKKQILKNFNWEIKRGEHWAVLGLNGAGKTTLLNLICGYYYPSKGDVEVLGKKFGCYDLRELRREIGFVSSSLQEKLYVRETALEVVLSGLFATIGLFDRPQEEDVEKALRLLEKFNLSNLANSQYQTLSQGEKQKVLIARALINNPRLLILDEPAAGLDLLAREELLADIAFLCREENGPAIILVTHHPEEIVAGITHVLLLKNGEVFAAGKKDEVLTSELLTDFYNLPVQVDKEGERYWLKVFKSGM, encoded by the coding sequence TTGGTTTTAAAACTAAAGGACGTAACTTTAATCCGGGAGAAAAAACAAATCCTTAAAAATTTCAACTGGGAAATAAAGAGGGGGGAGCACTGGGCGGTCTTGGGCTTAAACGGAGCTGGCAAAACTACCCTTTTAAACCTTATCTGCGGGTATTACTACCCATCGAAAGGTGATGTCGAGGTACTTGGAAAGAAATTTGGTTGCTATGATTTAAGGGAGCTTCGCCGGGAAATTGGTTTTGTAAGCTCTTCTTTGCAGGAAAAGCTTTATGTTCGGGAAACAGCCTTGGAAGTGGTGTTAAGCGGTCTTTTTGCCACCATAGGGCTTTTTGACCGGCCGCAAGAAGAGGATGTCGAAAAAGCCCTTAGGCTTTTAGAAAAATTTAACTTATCTAACCTGGCTAACAGCCAGTATCAAACCCTGTCGCAGGGGGAAAAGCAGAAAGTTTTAATAGCCCGGGCTTTAATTAACAATCCCCGCCTTTTAATCTTAGATGAACCGGCAGCAGGATTGGACCTTTTAGCGCGGGAAGAACTACTTGCAGATATTGCTTTTCTTTGCCGGGAAGAAAACGGACCTGCAATTATTTTGGTTACCCATCACCCGGAGGAAATTGTGGCTGGGATAACCCATGTCCTATTGTTAAAAAATGGAGAAGTTTTTGCCGCTGGCAAAAAAGATGAGGTACTAACTTCAGAACTTTTAACAGATTTTTATAACCTGCCGGTTCAAGTTGATAAAGAGGGAGAAAGGTACTGGCTTAAGGTTTTTAAGAGCGGGATGTAA
- the rpsO gene encoding 30S ribosomal protein S15 translates to MGIIAKYQLHEKDTGSPEVQIAILTERIMQLTEHLKVHKKDFHSRRGLLKMVGQRRALLNYLKRKDFERYRAIVEKLGLRK, encoded by the coding sequence ATGGGAATTATTGCAAAATACCAGCTGCACGAGAAAGATACCGGTTCTCCGGAAGTACAAATTGCTATTTTAACCGAAAGGATTATGCAGCTGACCGAACACTTAAAGGTTCACAAGAAAGATTTTCATTCCCGGCGCGGCCTTTTAAAAATGGTCGGCCAGCGGAGGGCTCTTCTTAACTACTTAAAGCGCAAAGATTTTGAGCGTTACCGGGCCATTGTTGAAAAATTAGGCTTACGGAAATAA
- the sleB gene encoding spore cortex-lytic enzyme: MKKFFAVFSLIFMLVLPMAVVSEALASQVVYYKVGSYSTKVYEIESRLVSLGYKVYKVDKYYDVSTKKAVMAFQKKEGLKVDGIVGPVTMKRLIYRTSTQVSRSAVRVSAEDKELLARMVEAEAGAEPYLGKVAVAAVILNRVKSPLFPNDVRGVILQKGAFEPILNGWFWQVTVSNASRQAVEDALRGFDPSNGALYFYNPAKTNHPWFANRVVTARIGNHVFTK, from the coding sequence ATGAAAAAGTTTTTTGCAGTGTTTTCTTTAATTTTTATGCTGGTGCTGCCCATGGCAGTGGTTTCTGAAGCTTTAGCCTCCCAGGTAGTTTACTACAAAGTAGGCAGTTACAGTACCAAAGTTTACGAGATTGAGAGCAGGCTTGTAAGTTTAGGTTATAAGGTGTACAAGGTGGACAAGTATTACGACGTCTCCACCAAAAAAGCAGTAATGGCGTTTCAGAAAAAAGAGGGTTTAAAAGTAGACGGTATCGTGGGTCCTGTAACGATGAAGCGGTTAATTTACCGGACTTCCACCCAGGTATCCCGGAGTGCAGTGCGGGTGTCGGCGGAAGATAAAGAGTTATTAGCCCGCATGGTTGAGGCTGAAGCTGGAGCTGAGCCGTATCTAGGGAAGGTGGCGGTGGCTGCGGTAATTTTAAACCGGGTAAAGTCGCCGCTCTTTCCCAACGATGTCCGGGGAGTAATCTTACAAAAAGGTGCTTTTGAGCCAATCTTAAATGGCTGGTTCTGGCAGGTTACAGTTTCTAATGCTTCCCGGCAAGCGGTAGAGGATGCTTTACGCGGCTTTGACCCTTCCAACGGCGCTTTATACTTCTACAACCCGGCTAAGACCAACCATCCCTGGTTTGCCAACCGGGTAGTAACGGCCCGCATAGGAAACCATGTGTTTACCAAATAA
- a CDS encoding deoxyribonuclease IV, producing the protein MNVGLHLSIAGGLLKLKERILKNKTEGVQIFSRSPRGGEAKPFNEKELKAFLEFKEAYGLYPLVVHVPYVLNLASPEEEMFQKSVAIIREDLFRSEQLKADFLVIHVGSHRGAGEERGLARMVEGLKILLSEAFKTRLLIENTAGTGNELGYTFDHLAYIISSTGHPDLGVCLDTCHLLGAGYDDVTPQGIEAIAREFSEKVGENRLYLLHVNDSKFPLGSKKDRHENLEQGYIGREGFINLLKSKFFNNVPWILETPEPGIEEDLVKLKQLRAEILKIPSDRKSNNT; encoded by the coding sequence ATGAACGTTGGTTTGCATCTATCGATTGCGGGAGGACTTTTAAAGCTAAAAGAGCGAATTTTAAAAAATAAAACTGAGGGCGTTCAGATATTTTCTAGAAGTCCTAGGGGAGGGGAAGCAAAACCCTTTAACGAAAAGGAATTAAAAGCCTTTTTGGAGTTCAAAGAAGCCTACGGACTATACCCTTTAGTAGTTCATGTTCCCTATGTTTTGAACTTAGCTTCGCCCGAGGAAGAAATGTTTCAAAAAAGTGTCGCCATAATTCGGGAGGACTTATTTCGTTCGGAGCAGTTAAAGGCTGACTTTCTGGTAATTCATGTAGGAAGCCACCGGGGAGCAGGAGAAGAGCGGGGACTTGCTCGCATGGTGGAAGGGCTAAAAATTTTGCTTTCCGAAGCTTTTAAAACCAGGTTATTGATCGAAAACACAGCGGGTACCGGTAACGAACTGGGTTATACCTTTGACCACCTTGCCTATATTATTTCCAGCACTGGACACCCCGACCTTGGCGTTTGCCTTGATACCTGCCACTTGCTGGGAGCTGGTTATGACGACGTAACTCCCCAGGGCATAGAGGCGATTGCCCGGGAATTTAGTGAAAAAGTGGGGGAAAACCGTCTTTACCTTCTCCACGTTAACGACTCCAAATTTCCCCTTGGGTCTAAAAAAGACCGGCACGAAAACTTAGAACAAGGGTATATTGGAAGAGAAGGGTTTATAAACTTACTAAAATCAAAATTTTTTAATAATGTACCCTGGATTCTGGAGACGCCAGAGCCCGGAATTGAAGAAGATTTAGTTAAGTTAAAACAATTGCGGGCAGAAATCCTAAAAATACCATCGGACCGCAAGTCCAATAATACGTGA
- a CDS encoding polyribonucleotide nucleotidyltransferase — MTTGRKILEKEIIIAGRPLKLTTGKVATQAGGSVLVSYDDTVVLVTATGSKEPREGIDFFPLTVDYEERLYAVGKIPGGFIKREGRPSEKAILSARLIDRPIRPLFPKGFRNDVHIVATVLSVNQDNPPEIAAMNGASAALTLSSLPFLGPIGAVVVGLIDDELIINPTVEEAEKSRLHLVVAGTKDAVMMVEAGAKEVPEEIMIEAITRGHEEVKKIVAFIEEFREEALKLGLAREKMEIIVEDKEEIKRAVTAEAYPILKEAVEKIIAEKFNKQERDEYLENLKAELMQKFLELYPEEELTIKGTIDSIQKEIVRMKILKEGVRIDGRKTTEVRPIWCEVGLLPRTHGSGLFTRGQTQVLSIVTLGAVGDVQILDDLGIEESKRFMHHYNFPPYSVGEVRPMRGPGRREIGHGALAERAIEPVIPSEEVFPYTIRIVSEVLESNGSTSMGSVCGSTLALMDAGVPIKAPVAGVAMGLIKEGDEVAILTDIQGIEDALGDMDFKVAGTKDGITALQMDIKIAGVNREILTRALAQAKEGRMHILSKMLEVISEPRTELSPYAPRIIFTTVDPEKIRDIIGPGGKIIKKIIDETGTKIDIEDDGRIFIAAVDKEAGEKALNIIESLTKEIEVGKVYLGKVTRIADFGAFVEVVPGVLGLPGKEGLVHISQLAHTRVKKVEDVVKEGDQILVKAIGYDNQGRLKLSRKDALPLPEEEREQKNPPLTRPRKGEK; from the coding sequence ATGACCACTGGAAGAAAGATTCTAGAAAAGGAGATAATAATAGCGGGGAGACCGTTAAAACTTACCACTGGTAAAGTAGCAACGCAAGCCGGTGGCTCGGTGCTGGTAAGCTATGACGATACAGTAGTCTTAGTTACAGCTACCGGAAGTAAAGAACCCAGGGAAGGAATTGATTTCTTTCCTTTAACGGTGGACTACGAAGAGAGGCTTTATGCCGTGGGGAAAATTCCCGGAGGCTTTATTAAACGGGAAGGGCGCCCTAGCGAAAAAGCGATTTTATCGGCCCGCCTTATCGACCGACCGATTCGCCCTCTCTTTCCCAAAGGGTTTAGAAACGATGTACATATTGTGGCTACAGTTCTTTCGGTCAATCAGGATAACCCTCCGGAAATAGCCGCCATGAACGGCGCCTCGGCCGCCTTAACCCTTTCCTCTTTGCCTTTTTTGGGCCCCATTGGTGCGGTGGTGGTGGGGCTAATTGATGATGAACTCATCATCAACCCCACAGTAGAAGAGGCCGAAAAAAGCCGGCTCCATTTGGTAGTGGCCGGGACCAAAGATGCGGTAATGATGGTAGAAGCGGGGGCTAAAGAAGTTCCCGAAGAAATCATGATAGAAGCAATTACCCGGGGCCACGAAGAGGTTAAAAAAATTGTGGCTTTTATTGAAGAGTTTCGGGAAGAAGCCCTTAAACTTGGGCTTGCCAGGGAAAAGATGGAAATAATTGTTGAAGATAAAGAAGAGATAAAGAGAGCGGTTACCGCTGAGGCGTACCCAATTCTTAAAGAGGCAGTTGAAAAAATTATTGCTGAAAAATTTAACAAACAAGAGCGGGATGAATATTTAGAGAATTTAAAAGCTGAGCTTATGCAAAAGTTTTTAGAGCTTTATCCCGAAGAAGAACTGACCATTAAAGGAACCATCGACAGCATTCAAAAAGAGATAGTCCGGATGAAAATTTTAAAAGAAGGGGTCAGAATAGACGGCCGTAAGACCACCGAAGTACGGCCGATCTGGTGTGAAGTTGGATTGCTACCAAGGACTCATGGCTCAGGACTTTTTACCCGGGGGCAAACCCAGGTATTAAGTATTGTAACCCTGGGGGCAGTGGGCGATGTCCAGATTCTGGACGACCTGGGCATTGAGGAATCGAAACGCTTCATGCACCACTATAACTTTCCGCCCTATAGTGTCGGAGAAGTTCGCCCCATGCGTGGACCGGGCCGACGGGAAATCGGCCATGGAGCTTTAGCCGAAAGAGCTATTGAGCCGGTTATTCCATCCGAAGAAGTATTCCCTTACACTATCCGGATAGTTTCAGAAGTTTTAGAATCTAATGGCTCCACCTCCATGGGTTCGGTTTGCGGCAGTACTCTGGCTTTAATGGATGCCGGGGTACCGATAAAAGCACCGGTTGCTGGCGTTGCTATGGGGTTAATTAAAGAAGGTGATGAGGTAGCAATCTTAACCGATATTCAGGGGATAGAAGATGCTTTAGGCGATATGGATTTTAAAGTTGCGGGTACCAAAGATGGTATCACTGCACTACAGATGGATATAAAAATTGCCGGGGTGAACCGGGAAATCTTAACCCGGGCTTTAGCTCAAGCCAAAGAAGGACGGATGCACATTTTGAGTAAAATGCTGGAAGTGATATCCGAGCCGCGGACCGAACTTTCGCCTTATGCTCCGAGAATTATCTTTACTACCGTTGACCCCGAAAAAATCCGCGATATTATAGGGCCCGGAGGAAAAATAATTAAGAAAATCATCGATGAAACGGGAACCAAAATAGATATTGAAGATGATGGCAGGATCTTTATTGCTGCTGTGGATAAAGAAGCGGGAGAAAAGGCTTTAAACATCATAGAAAGCTTAACTAAAGAAATTGAAGTAGGCAAAGTATATCTTGGCAAAGTTACCAGGATAGCCGACTTTGGTGCCTTTGTAGAAGTGGTTCCTGGAGTACTGGGCCTCCCCGGGAAAGAAGGGTTAGTACACATAAGCCAGCTTGCCCATACCCGTGTCAAAAAAGTAGAAGATGTAGTTAAAGAAGGGGATCAAATCTTAGTTAAAGCTATTGGTTACGACAACCAGGGGCGCTTAAAGCTTTCCAGGAAAGATGCTCTTCCTTTACCTGAGGAAGAACGGGAACAGAAAAATCCTCCGCTTACAAGACCGCGAAAGGGAGAAAAATAA